Within Candidatus Chlorohelix allophototropha, the genomic segment GAAGGAGATGTTAGAAGTTATGGCCAGAAGCGCAATAAAGTACCACCGGAAACGAGGGGACAACTACAACGTAATTGCGGGCAAAGTGCAACATGATGCCCGTACCGTAAAAAGAGTGCTAAATGAACCTAGCGACAAGGTACAAACCCGCCCCAATCGTGAAAGTAGTGTGGCAGTCTTCAAAGAACAGATTGAAGGCTGGCTAGAACAAAAACTACAAGTGAAAAGAATGCTGGAACTAGCGTGGGAAGATCCCAAACAGCCCTACTGTGGCAGACCCACCGCCTTCTATGACTATGTGCGCAAGCTCAAAAAAGCCAGAGAGAACCAGGCTCATCAGGTACAGATACGTTTTGAGGGCTTACCTGGAGAGTTTTTGCAAATAGACTGGGGTGAAATTCGGGGAGTGCTGTTCAGTAAACAAGATAGTGTACCCCAAACCTTCTACTTTTTCTGTGCCCGGCTGAAATACTCGCGTTTTATGTATGTGAGCTTTCAGAAAGATATGGCCGAAGAAACGCTGGTGCGCTGCCTGGTGGAAGCCCTCAACCGGATGGGGGGAGTACCGTGGGTAATTACCACGGATAATATGAAGACGGTGGTACTGAGGCGAGATGAAAAGAACCAACCAGTGTGGCATCCGGTGTGGCAGAAACTGGCACTAGAATTCGAGTTTCACCCGGAAGCCTGTGCCCCGGCCAGCGGAAACCAGAAAGGTGCCGTAGAAAATTTGGTAAAGTATACCAAAAACAATTTTCTAGCTGGTCGTACATTCTACGATGCGGCGGATCTGGTAAGGCAGTTGGAAGAATGGTTAGGGGTAGTGAATTACGAGCGTACATGCGCAGCGACCGGGGAAATTCCGGGTAGCTTACTGGAAATAGAGCGTAAACACTTCAGCCCATTGCCTGCTAGTGCCCGGGATTACGGTTTATTTACCAGCCTGGTGGTAAACCGGGAAGGGGTAGTCATTTTTGAGACCAACAAATATAGCGTACCGGCGGAACTAATGGGACAAACCCTGACAGCCCGGATACATCGGGAATGGCTGAAGTTATGGCGGGGTACGGAACTGGTGGCACAGCACCCCCGTTGTTATTCCCGAAACCGCCGCTTAGTAATACCGGAACATTACACCCAAGCTTTTGAGATCAAACCCAGAGCCAGAACCATGGTGTGGCGGGATTGGTTGTTAAATTTAGGACCGCAAGTGTACCAGTATGTGGCGGTAATCTGTCGACGGCAAAGAGCCACCATGAGTGAACAAATCCACCAACTATACGCGCTGGCCCAGCAGGTAGGGCTGGAAGAATTCCAGGCGGCGGTGGAATTGGCAACGGAACAACAGCTTTACGGGGCGGAATATCTCAAGGGTTTATTACTCAAGCCAGCGGGTTCAGGCAGTAATGCCGCTACCCTCAAGCCCACTCAACCAGCGGTGGAACGGCTACTCAGTGAATACGAACCACTGGTGGCCAACCGTTTTTCGGCCATACCTGAGGAAAATGAAATAGAAAGGGCGGTGGGATGAATAGTCTGGAACATAAACTCACCAGCCTAAAACTGGGCAGGGTAAAACAGGTATACAGCGATTGGATTGAACGGGCACGCGAAACCGGAATGGATTACGGGGAGTTTTTAGAAGAATTGTTAAGCGAAGAGTTGCTATCTCGTCAGGAGAACCAACTCAAAAAGCGTTTGCACTCAGCCAGTTTCCCTTTTGAAGCCAGCCTGGAACAATTCGATTTCAGTCGCCACCCGGAACTGAAGCGCAGCGTGATTTTACGCTATTTCGACAGCAGTTTTGTAGAAAAAGCTGGGAATTTACTCCTAATCGGGGCAAGTGGGCTTGGGAAAACCCATCTTTCGATTGCAGCCGGAATTAAGATGGTGCAGTTGGGTTACACCGTAAAGTTCATTACGGCTCAACAACTGGCGAACCAAGTGATTGCGGCTAGCACTCGCCAGGAAATAGCCAGGATTTTAGAGCCGCTTTTGAAATGTCAGGTGTTGGTATTAGACCATAGGTTACAAGTTAAGGTAGCAAAGTAAATGTCAAATAAGAAGAGGTCTTTTGGAAGGGCGTTTGACAATCCCTAATAACTTGGCATTTTGAGCCAGATACTGAGAAACACTCAAGGTTTCTCCCCGCTTTAAGGCCTGGCTGTAATGGTATAACCCCCGATAGACCATTTCTACTGAGATTGCCTTAAAAGGTTGTTTTAGTTCTTCCGCTACGCTGTCGGTCAAGTCTATCAAAACACAATACAATAACCAGGTAGCCCAGACCTGCAGGCAGATCGCATTTATGCTGCCGGCGTGAAAATAAGCCAGACCCAACTGCCGTTTTACTACCTTAAAAGCCTCCTCGATCCGCCACCGCTGGCGATAAAGATAGGCTATCGTAGCTCCAGTTAAACGGGACCTCTCCAACACATTGCTCAAATAACAATAACTTTTCCCCTCCCATTCCACTGCCACCAGACGCAGTACCTGCTCACTTTTCTCTTCTTTGGAACCCACCGCGATCAACCACTCCCGCACTCCCTCCTCATTGGTTAGCGCT encodes:
- the istA gene encoding IS21 family transposase, with translation MLEVMARSAIKYHRKRGDNYNVIAGKVQHDARTVKRVLNEPSDKVQTRPNRESSVAVFKEQIEGWLEQKLQVKRMLELAWEDPKQPYCGRPTAFYDYVRKLKKARENQAHQVQIRFEGLPGEFLQIDWGEIRGVLFSKQDSVPQTFYFFCARLKYSRFMYVSFQKDMAEETLVRCLVEALNRMGGVPWVITTDNMKTVVLRRDEKNQPVWHPVWQKLALEFEFHPEACAPASGNQKGAVENLVKYTKNNFLAGRTFYDAADLVRQLEEWLGVVNYERTCAATGEIPGSLLEIERKHFSPLPASARDYGLFTSLVVNREGVVIFETNKYSVPAELMGQTLTARIHREWLKLWRGTELVAQHPRCYSRNRRLVIPEHYTQAFEIKPRARTMVWRDWLLNLGPQVYQYVAVICRRQRATMSEQIHQLYALAQQVGLEEFQAAVELATEQQLYGAEYLKGLLLKPAGSGSNAATLKPTQPAVERLLSEYEPLVANRFSAIPEENEIERAVG
- a CDS encoding ATP-binding protein, which codes for MNSLEHKLTSLKLGRVKQVYSDWIERARETGMDYGEFLEELLSEELLSRQENQLKKRLHSASFPFEASLEQFDFSRHPELKRSVILRYFDSSFVEKAGNLLLIGASGLGKTHLSIAAGIKMVQLGYTVKFITAQQLANQVIAASTRQEIARILEPLLKCQVLVLDHRLQVKVAK